The following coding sequences are from one Granulicella sp. L56 window:
- a CDS encoding DNA recombination/repair protein RecA, translated as MSPVAKVLRPTASTGISAIDELLEGGLPLGALTEMVGPECSGRTSLALSFLAQLTQAGKVCAWIDVSNSLRPESVAAAGVDLGHLLWVRCGISPTSKGISKPEKVFILPEKYMIAPPAKRGLHGGGFGPHPRNEQKQLSNALCGLFPPNTLIPRGAEPQRRVSKEPERFQPVATQAEPPKQVIAATTAWTRLEQALKATDLLLHGGGFSAIVLDMGSIAPSFATRVPLATWFRYRAAAERSQASILLLSQHACAKSSAELVLQMESEDARCDEQTLFTGLRHRVQVQRQRFTQSSNVLPMKKPAQRADCASWNSQSTWAGRR; from the coding sequence TTGTCACCTGTCGCAAAGGTTCTTCGGCCCACAGCTTCCACCGGCATCTCCGCCATTGACGAACTACTCGAGGGCGGGCTTCCGCTCGGGGCGCTGACGGAGATGGTGGGTCCCGAATGCTCCGGAAGAACATCACTCGCACTTTCTTTTTTGGCGCAACTGACGCAGGCTGGCAAAGTCTGCGCATGGATTGACGTTTCGAACAGTCTCCGGCCCGAGTCAGTCGCGGCCGCTGGGGTTGATCTGGGACATCTCCTCTGGGTGCGATGCGGAATCAGTCCAACGAGCAAGGGCATTTCCAAACCAGAAAAGGTCTTCATCCTTCCGGAGAAATACATGATCGCGCCGCCAGCGAAGAGGGGTCTCCACGGTGGCGGGTTTGGTCCGCATCCACGAAATGAGCAAAAGCAACTTTCAAACGCGTTGTGTGGCCTCTTCCCGCCGAACACTCTTATCCCACGAGGCGCCGAGCCACAGAGACGCGTCTCGAAAGAGCCTGAGCGATTCCAGCCTGTCGCTACTCAAGCTGAACCACCGAAACAAGTCATAGCAGCGACTACTGCATGGACGCGATTAGAACAGGCACTCAAGGCAACCGATCTGCTTCTTCATGGTGGGGGGTTCAGCGCCATTGTGCTGGACATGGGGAGCATCGCACCGAGCTTCGCGACCCGTGTGCCGCTTGCCACCTGGTTCCGCTATCGAGCTGCAGCGGAGCGTTCTCAAGCGAGCATCCTTCTTCTTTCGCAACATGCGTGCGCAAAGAGCAGCGCAGAGTTGGTGCTCCAGATGGAATCGGAAGATGCGCGTTGTGACGAACAGACGCTCTTCACGGGTTTGCGTCATCGCGTACAGGTTCAGCGTCAGCGCTTCACCCAATCATCGAACGTCCTGCCGATGAAGAAACCGGCACAACGTGCGGACTGCGCCTCCTGGAACAGTCAGAGCACATGGGCAGGTCGGAGATGA
- a CDS encoding DNA polymerase Y family protein — translation MTKLTELYACVYAKEFPAQALLRLRPELRNQPCVVMEGEPPLQSVCSLNAKARVSGAAHGMTRVEVETLPAMTMLSRSGKEESAAKAALLDTCGTFSPRIEDHSSETAFVCVVDIVGTQKLFGTSDQLGRELFKRIRAGGITSSIAVSENVHAAMCLARGMSLRSPVMVIPSGEQGPALAALSLTVLDLPEDQSETFTSWGIHTLGTLAALPEKELIARMGQHGKRLRQLASGTLPHLFQPVEPSFTLEEKMELDSPVEILDSLLFVAGVMLEQLILRATSRVLALASVTIALSLEGNTAHVRTVRPALPTNDRQLWIKLIHLDLETHPPLAAILSLSLRAEPGSTSKVQLGLFSPQLPEPSHLDVTLARIAKIVGEENVGRAVLLDTHNEQESFRMERFTVPTSERTSSARVQGCSAMRELHPAESVRVMAVGGRFDAILFRQKRYTVERAYGPWRVSGEWWNSNLWGCEQWDIVARAEDSPLLCCCLVRDLMRNQWQVVGLYD, via the coding sequence ATGACTAAGCTCACCGAACTCTATGCATGCGTTTACGCGAAGGAGTTTCCAGCGCAAGCTCTCCTGCGTCTGCGGCCAGAGCTGCGCAATCAGCCGTGTGTCGTTATGGAAGGCGAGCCGCCTCTCCAATCCGTCTGCTCACTCAATGCCAAGGCGCGCGTGTCAGGAGCCGCACATGGTATGACGCGTGTCGAAGTCGAAACCCTTCCTGCAATGACCATGCTTTCACGGTCGGGCAAGGAAGAGAGTGCAGCGAAGGCAGCTTTGCTGGATACTTGCGGGACATTTTCTCCACGCATCGAGGATCACAGTTCTGAGACTGCATTTGTCTGCGTGGTCGATATTGTGGGAACCCAAAAGCTCTTCGGTACATCCGACCAATTAGGAAGAGAACTTTTCAAGCGCATTCGCGCGGGGGGCATCACTTCCTCTATCGCCGTGAGCGAGAACGTCCATGCTGCGATGTGTCTTGCAAGAGGAATGTCGCTCCGTTCTCCTGTGATGGTTATTCCCTCCGGAGAACAAGGTCCCGCGCTCGCGGCATTGTCTCTCACTGTCCTCGATCTCCCCGAGGATCAATCGGAAACCTTTACGTCCTGGGGCATTCACACACTCGGCACGTTGGCTGCTCTTCCAGAGAAGGAGCTTATTGCCCGCATGGGTCAGCATGGCAAGCGGCTACGTCAGCTTGCCAGCGGTACATTGCCCCATCTTTTTCAGCCGGTCGAGCCGTCATTCACCCTTGAGGAGAAGATGGAACTCGACTCTCCCGTTGAAATTCTTGACTCACTGCTCTTCGTGGCCGGGGTGATGCTCGAACAACTGATCTTGCGCGCTACTTCACGTGTTCTCGCTTTGGCATCTGTGACCATCGCGCTCTCGCTCGAAGGAAATACAGCGCACGTACGGACGGTACGCCCAGCCCTTCCAACCAATGATCGTCAACTCTGGATCAAGCTGATCCACCTGGATCTGGAGACGCACCCGCCTCTGGCCGCCATCCTCTCTTTAAGCCTCCGTGCCGAACCCGGCAGCACGAGTAAGGTACAGCTAGGGTTGTTCTCACCGCAGCTGCCAGAGCCATCGCATCTCGATGTCACCCTCGCACGCATCGCGAAGATCGTTGGCGAGGAAAATGTCGGCAGGGCTGTTCTTCTGGACACGCACAATGAGCAGGAATCATTTCGTATGGAGCGGTTTACTGTCCCAACATCAGAACGAACTAGTAGTGCCCGGGTTCAAGGCTGCTCTGCGATGCGTGAGCTTCATCCCGCAGAGAGCGTCAGAGTGATGGCGGTGGGAGGAAGGTTCGATGCCATTCTGTTTCGTCAGAAGAGGTACACCGTCGAACGGGCGTATGGACCGTGGCGAGTGAGCGGCGAGTGGTGGAATTCGAACCTTTGGGGCTGTGAGCAATGGGATATCGTGGCCCGCGCCGAAGACAGTCCATTATTGTGCTGTTGCCTCGTACGCGACTTGATGCGAAATCAATGGCAAGTAGTTGGCCTCTATGACTGA
- a CDS encoding DNA polymerase III subunit alpha, whose translation MTDRYVELHAASAFSFLEGASQPEKLVERAVELEMPAMALLDRNGVYGSARFHTSAKRNSVRAHVGAEIAVSSFGSRPVPPAWLPHRYSPEPARVSLLCESRTGYQNLCQLITKFKMRERGKTEGAATTLDFQQYASGLVCLTGGDEGPLAAALVNGGEEEGRRTVEKLVQIFGPQSVYVELQRHQEREEEWRNQAALRIARSLSLPVLATNGIRYATKYEREVLDLFTVVRHHTDLDHAGRLLSLNSQRHLRSAKEMIALFSGVGRAVENSVELSARLQFELGDLGYEFPRYPVPDGETMDSFLRKRVEEGVTSRYGPKRDRGLLERAKKQVEHELALIARLGFAGYFLIVWDIVQFCKKNDILIQGRGSAANSAVCYALEITAIDPVGMELLFERFLSESRGEWPDIDLDLPSEDKREQAIQYVYRRYGELGAAICANVITYRGKSAAREVGKAMGFDSESLERLSGLVSHFEWRGPNDTMAHSFQNAGFDLKHPRIAKYLELCMRIQDLPRHLGQHSGGMVICQGALDRVVPLERASMPGRTVVQWDKEDCADLGIIKVDLLGLGMMAVIKDCLELIPEHHGERVDLAQLPEDAEVYRTLQRADTVGMFQVESRAQMASLPRNHPEKFYDVVVQVAIIRPGPIVGKMMHPYMRRRQKKEEISYPHPSLESVLKRTLGVPLFQEQLLRMAMVVANFTGAEAEELRRAVGMRRSWERMKNLEGKLREGMTANGLDTATQENIIQNISSFALYGFPESHAASFALIAYASAYFKVKYLAAFTCAILNNQPMGFYSPAVLVKDAQRHGLRIRPMDVQISNWACTIEHERDGSLSLRLGLGYAKGLRKQSAEEIVHSRTAEGEFRSAEDLVSRVPTLNRKELTLLARVGALNNLEGIEHRRDALWQVERAGKLEGPLLRQRSELLRDESESSPLKQMSTEERLIADYAGTGLTVGKHPMAYRRDDLRRQKILSAGELRNAADGEYVRTAGCVIARQRPGTAMGFIFLSMEDETGIANVIVSPDLYERERLVVTRSKFILAEGLLQNQDGVIHVKAMRLQSLSDQALEVRSHDFH comes from the coding sequence ATGACTGACCGCTATGTGGAACTGCATGCCGCGAGCGCCTTCAGTTTCCTCGAAGGTGCATCTCAGCCGGAAAAACTAGTTGAGCGAGCTGTCGAGCTGGAGATGCCAGCTATGGCATTGCTGGATCGAAACGGCGTTTACGGCTCAGCGCGGTTTCATACTTCCGCGAAGCGAAACAGCGTGCGTGCTCATGTTGGAGCCGAGATTGCGGTTTCGAGCTTCGGTTCGCGGCCTGTACCTCCTGCCTGGTTGCCGCACCGGTATTCACCCGAGCCTGCGCGTGTCTCCCTGCTCTGCGAATCGCGTACTGGCTATCAAAATTTGTGCCAGCTCATTACCAAATTCAAGATGCGGGAACGTGGCAAAACCGAAGGTGCTGCCACCACACTCGATTTCCAGCAATATGCTTCTGGCCTCGTGTGCCTCACCGGTGGAGACGAAGGCCCATTGGCTGCTGCCTTGGTCAATGGTGGCGAAGAGGAGGGGCGCAGGACCGTCGAAAAGCTTGTGCAGATATTCGGACCGCAAAGTGTCTACGTCGAGCTGCAGCGACACCAAGAGCGGGAGGAAGAGTGGCGCAATCAAGCCGCGCTTCGCATCGCGCGCTCCCTCAGCCTACCGGTGCTCGCGACCAATGGCATACGCTATGCCACCAAATATGAACGTGAGGTTTTGGACCTCTTCACCGTTGTACGGCATCACACTGATCTCGATCACGCCGGCCGCTTACTGTCGCTTAATAGCCAGAGACACCTTCGTTCCGCGAAAGAGATGATTGCGCTGTTTAGTGGTGTCGGCCGCGCCGTCGAGAACTCGGTTGAGCTTTCGGCACGGTTGCAGTTCGAACTTGGGGATCTCGGCTATGAGTTTCCGAGGTATCCGGTTCCTGACGGCGAAACGATGGATAGCTTTCTCCGCAAACGCGTGGAAGAAGGTGTAACGAGCAGGTATGGCCCGAAACGTGACCGTGGGCTTTTGGAACGAGCGAAGAAGCAGGTGGAACATGAACTGGCGCTCATTGCTAGGCTTGGCTTCGCTGGATATTTCCTAATCGTCTGGGATATCGTGCAGTTCTGTAAAAAGAACGACATCCTCATCCAGGGGCGGGGAAGTGCAGCAAACTCAGCCGTCTGCTATGCACTGGAAATTACTGCAATCGATCCCGTGGGAATGGAGCTTCTGTTCGAACGCTTCCTCAGTGAAAGCCGTGGAGAGTGGCCCGATATCGATCTTGATCTGCCGTCAGAGGACAAACGAGAGCAAGCCATCCAATACGTCTATCGGCGCTATGGCGAGTTAGGCGCGGCTATCTGTGCCAATGTCATTACCTATCGGGGAAAGTCCGCGGCCCGTGAAGTGGGCAAGGCGATGGGATTCGACAGCGAATCGCTCGAAAGGCTCTCTGGCCTGGTAAGCCACTTTGAGTGGAGAGGGCCAAACGACACGATGGCGCATTCTTTTCAGAATGCCGGCTTCGATCTGAAGCATCCGCGCATCGCGAAGTATCTGGAGCTTTGCATGCGTATCCAGGACTTACCTCGACACCTTGGACAGCACTCTGGTGGCATGGTGATATGCCAGGGGGCTCTCGACCGGGTTGTTCCCTTGGAACGTGCCTCAATGCCGGGTCGTACCGTGGTCCAGTGGGACAAAGAAGACTGCGCCGACCTGGGCATCATCAAGGTTGATCTTCTTGGGTTGGGGATGATGGCCGTCATTAAAGATTGTTTGGAACTGATTCCAGAGCATCACGGAGAACGTGTTGATCTGGCGCAGTTGCCGGAAGACGCTGAGGTCTATCGCACGCTGCAACGCGCGGACACTGTCGGAATGTTCCAGGTGGAGAGTCGCGCCCAGATGGCGTCGTTGCCGCGGAACCATCCAGAGAAGTTCTACGACGTGGTCGTACAGGTAGCCATTATCCGTCCTGGGCCAATCGTCGGCAAGATGATGCATCCCTACATGCGGCGACGACAGAAAAAGGAGGAGATCAGCTATCCTCATCCTTCCCTAGAGTCCGTGCTGAAGCGCACACTCGGCGTGCCGCTCTTTCAAGAGCAGTTGCTTCGTATGGCAATGGTCGTGGCCAACTTTACTGGCGCGGAGGCCGAAGAACTCCGTCGCGCCGTTGGGATGCGCCGCTCCTGGGAGCGTATGAAAAACCTTGAAGGCAAGTTGCGCGAAGGCATGACGGCAAATGGACTAGATACAGCCACCCAGGAAAACATCATCCAAAACATCAGTTCGTTTGCGCTTTATGGTTTCCCGGAGTCACACGCAGCCAGCTTCGCTCTGATTGCATACGCATCTGCGTATTTCAAAGTGAAGTACCTCGCAGCATTCACATGCGCCATCCTTAATAACCAGCCGATGGGCTTCTATTCGCCTGCCGTCTTGGTTAAGGATGCGCAGAGACATGGACTTCGCATCAGGCCAATGGATGTCCAGATATCGAATTGGGCCTGCACGATTGAACACGAACGTGATGGAAGCCTCTCTCTGCGTCTCGGACTTGGTTATGCGAAGGGATTGCGGAAACAATCTGCAGAGGAGATTGTCCACTCGCGCACAGCCGAAGGAGAGTTTCGGTCAGCGGAAGATCTGGTCTCGCGTGTTCCAACCCTGAATCGAAAAGAACTCACGTTGCTCGCCCGTGTTGGCGCTCTCAACAATCTCGAAGGAATCGAGCATCGCCGGGATGCCCTATGGCAGGTGGAACGCGCTGGCAAACTGGAAGGTCCGCTTCTTCGTCAGCGGAGTGAATTGCTGAGAGATGAATCGGAGAGTTCGCCTTTAAAACAGATGAGCACGGAAGAGCGTCTGATTGCGGACTATGCGGGCACCGGTCTCACCGTCGGGAAACATCCGATGGCCTACCGCCGAGACGATCTCCGAAGGCAAAAGATTCTGTCAGCTGGTGAATTGAGAAATGCGGCCGATGGTGAGTACGTCCGAACTGCGGGCTGCGTGATTGCGCGACAGCGTCCCGGCACGGCGATGGGGTTCATCTTCCTGTCCATGGAAGACGAGACTGGAATCGCCAACGTCATTGTGTCGCCTGATTTGTACGAACGGGAGCGGCTCGTGGTAACACGAAGCAAGTTCATTCTTGCAGAAGGTCTGCTACAAAACCAAGATGGTGTGATTCATGTAAAGGCGATGCGCCTGCAGTCTTTGTCCGATCAAGCTTTGGAGGTTCGCTCCCATGACTTCCACTAA
- a CDS encoding PepSY domain-containing protein: MEVSSVLFPNPVFGSPRHYLVSARGKTPVTSKMLTPTLVDVQTGALTMSGGLPWYLRALELSRPLHFGDYGGLPLKIIWGLFDLVLIVVLVSGLYLWLSRRRSPIERELNHKVERETLQQTEAR; encoded by the coding sequence ATGGAAGTCTCGTCCGTTCTATTCCCGAACCCGGTCTTTGGCAGTCCTCGACACTATCTGGTTTCGGCCAGAGGGAAGACGCCGGTTACATCAAAAATGCTCACGCCGACTCTCGTCGATGTCCAGACCGGAGCCCTCACGATGTCGGGCGGGCTTCCCTGGTATCTGCGTGCACTAGAACTGTCGAGGCCGCTCCACTTTGGAGACTACGGAGGGCTTCCCCTCAAGATCATCTGGGGATTGTTCGACCTTGTGCTGATTGTGGTGCTAGTCAGTGGGCTCTATCTCTGGTTATCGAGACGACGAAGTCCCATTGAGCGAGAACTGAATCATAAGGTTGAACGCGAAACTTTGCAACAAACTGAGGCAAGATGA
- a CDS encoding SRPBCC domain-containing protein: MAFKVEVRDRILRPLPAVFEAWIDPTHMSNYFISSASAPIRQGERVEWSFDDVNAKFSVDILEVVENKLIVFSWAASGSKHDVGVLFEPDVDDSTVVKITESSFNEDADGIKQGLGQNAGWTHLLCCLKAYLQFGINLRKGANKRSTDMS, translated from the coding sequence ATGGCTTTTAAGGTAGAAGTTCGCGATAGGATTTTGAGACCCTTGCCCGCAGTATTCGAAGCATGGATCGATCCAACCCACATGAGCAATTACTTCATATCGTCGGCTAGTGCTCCCATTCGGCAAGGCGAGAGGGTCGAATGGAGTTTTGACGATGTTAACGCGAAGTTCAGCGTCGATATTCTTGAGGTAGTCGAGAATAAGCTAATTGTCTTTTCCTGGGCGGCCTCCGGATCGAAGCACGATGTCGGGGTACTTTTCGAGCCAGACGTAGATGACAGTACGGTGGTCAAGATAACCGAGAGTTCCTTCAATGAGGATGCAGATGGGATCAAGCAAGGGCTCGGTCAGAACGCCGGATGGACCCATTTGCTTTGCTGCCTGAAGGCCTATTTGCAATTCGGAATCAACCTCCGCAAAGGCGCGAACAAGCGTTCGACCGACATGTCGTGA
- a CDS encoding VOC family protein, translated as MSAFENFPRITPFLWFNNNAEDAVEFYLSVFEDSRRLEVIHNTGGGPVPADILTIAFELDGQLFTAINGGPMFEFTEAVSFVVRCDSQQEVDHYWTTLSDGGKEGRCGWLKDKFGISWQIVPAHLPELMQKPKVMHAMMTMTKFDIAALELTVQDIGD; from the coding sequence TTGAGCGCATTTGAAAACTTTCCTCGCATCACCCCGTTTCTTTGGTTTAACAACAATGCTGAGGACGCGGTCGAATTTTATCTTTCTGTGTTCGAAGACTCCCGACGTCTGGAAGTCATACACAATACCGGAGGCGGCCCGGTGCCGGCGGACATCCTTACCATCGCCTTTGAACTGGACGGACAGCTATTTACGGCAATCAATGGCGGCCCAATGTTCGAGTTCACAGAAGCAGTTTCCTTTGTGGTGCGGTGCGACTCACAGCAAGAGGTAGACCACTACTGGACGACTCTTTCCGACGGAGGCAAGGAAGGTCGGTGTGGTTGGCTAAAAGATAAGTTTGGTATCTCATGGCAAATTGTGCCAGCCCACCTTCCCGAACTGATGCAGAAGCCGAAAGTAATGCACGCCATGATGACAATGACAAAGTTCGACATCGCAGCACTTGAGCTCACTGTGCAAGATATCGGTGATTAG
- a CDS encoding PadR family transcriptional regulator produces MKLDARSSSLGLVVLGMLIDEPMHVYRMQKLLKLWGKDKVVNIRRSASIYQTIERLIRLELVDVRKTVQTESHPDRIVYGITAKGRSTLRVWLREMLSAVGGEFPDFPAAVSMLALLTPEDALGSFKVRAEAIEVALKELEEEKRAAGDVPRLFLLEDAYRTALLEAELVWLRSTISDLEDGSLSWNEEWIRSIAAQHKPAHQDENAASELPRAETKARRGDQKPKKSQAGFAKKR; encoded by the coding sequence ATGAAGCTTGATGCACGATCTTCCTCTTTAGGTCTGGTTGTTCTGGGCATGCTCATAGACGAGCCAATGCACGTCTATCGCATGCAGAAACTCCTAAAACTTTGGGGAAAAGACAAGGTCGTCAACATTCGGAGATCGGCAAGTATCTACCAGACAATTGAGCGGCTGATCCGACTCGAATTGGTGGACGTTCGGAAGACAGTTCAGACCGAAAGTCATCCCGATCGGATCGTATATGGAATCACAGCGAAGGGCCGTTCGACGCTGAGGGTTTGGCTTCGCGAAATGCTCAGTGCTGTGGGGGGAGAATTCCCGGATTTTCCTGCAGCTGTATCGATGCTCGCGCTGCTCACACCGGAGGATGCGCTCGGGAGCTTCAAGGTCCGGGCCGAAGCTATCGAGGTTGCACTCAAAGAACTCGAAGAAGAGAAGCGAGCAGCGGGAGATGTTCCACGTTTGTTCCTTCTTGAAGATGCCTATCGGACGGCGCTTCTGGAGGCAGAACTTGTTTGGCTAAGGAGCACGATATCTGACCTTGAAGACGGTTCTCTTTCCTGGAACGAGGAGTGGATACGATCGATCGCTGCTCAGCATAAGCCTGCGCACCAGGACGAAAACGCGGCCAGCGAACTACCTCGCGCTGAGACAAAGGCGCGTAGGGGTGACCAAAAACCAAAGAAGAGCCAAGCAGGCTTCGCGAAAAAGCGGTAA
- a CDS encoding NAD(P)/FAD-dependent oxidoreductase yields MIVGAGTGGLALAHGLKQAGVDVTVFERDRTPREAKGGYRVGISPAGSQALKTCLPPELFQLFLATSARPPRYFNMLTEQFSNLISLEMKDEDPTRGEQNINRLTLRRVLLTGLDDVVRFDKKFVRYEDQADGSVTVFFEDGTQSRGDVLIGADGAGSRVRKQRLPNSRHEETGILSLGGKLAMTAESKALLSEKMFYGMSMIMAPKGIGAIIHSLEFAWNRADWKGQLEKDGANILVQWPGLLNEDTDDYIGWGLWASRKQFPTDPMTLKESELIGLAEQMTEGWHPNFRKLIQMTDPASMHAINIRTSVPVTPWETSNVTLLGDAIHTMTPGKGAGANTALRDAALLLKRLVEVSRGEKSPVQAFHEYESEMLRYSSKLVLDSRKQMNENDAIHKPIIGGLQLGVMRTAMCVIDSVPMLKRRVTDKVKRSRAAESEE; encoded by the coding sequence ATGATTGTCGGGGCGGGCACGGGCGGTTTGGCACTGGCTCACGGCCTTAAACAAGCTGGAGTCGATGTAACAGTCTTCGAGCGAGATAGGACACCGCGTGAGGCGAAGGGAGGCTACCGCGTAGGGATCAGCCCCGCCGGCAGCCAGGCACTGAAGACATGTCTGCCTCCGGAACTCTTCCAATTGTTTCTCGCAACGAGTGCGCGCCCGCCGCGCTACTTCAACATGCTCACGGAGCAATTCTCCAACCTGATTTCTTTGGAGATGAAGGATGAAGATCCCACTCGTGGCGAGCAAAACATAAACAGACTGACCCTACGTCGAGTCCTTCTGACTGGACTGGATGACGTCGTTCGCTTCGATAAGAAGTTCGTTCGTTACGAAGATCAGGCCGATGGCTCCGTGACAGTATTCTTCGAGGACGGCACTCAATCTCGGGGAGACGTTCTCATAGGGGCAGATGGAGCGGGCTCCCGTGTGCGCAAGCAGCGGCTTCCCAATTCGCGCCACGAAGAGACAGGCATTCTTTCCCTCGGAGGAAAGCTCGCCATGACAGCGGAAAGCAAGGCATTGCTGTCAGAAAAGATGTTTTATGGAATGTCCATGATTATGGCGCCGAAGGGCATTGGGGCAATCATTCACTCGCTCGAATTCGCATGGAACCGCGCCGATTGGAAGGGGCAGCTGGAAAAGGATGGGGCGAACATCCTCGTTCAATGGCCCGGATTGTTGAATGAAGACACAGACGATTACATCGGATGGGGATTGTGGGCGTCGCGAAAACAGTTCCCGACGGACCCGATGACGTTGAAAGAATCGGAATTGATTGGCCTCGCGGAACAGATGACAGAAGGTTGGCATCCGAACTTTCGCAAACTTATTCAGATGACCGACCCGGCGTCGATGCACGCTATCAATATCCGAACATCTGTTCCTGTCACTCCGTGGGAAACCTCTAACGTCACCCTTCTTGGCGACGCTATTCATACCATGACACCGGGCAAGGGCGCCGGAGCGAACACAGCGCTTCGCGATGCAGCTCTCCTGCTCAAAAGGCTGGTTGAAGTAAGTCGAGGCGAAAAGTCTCCAGTCCAAGCTTTTCACGAGTACGAGAGTGAAATGTTGCGATACAGCTCGAAGCTCGTCCTCGACTCGCGCAAACAGATGAATGAAAACGATGCGATTCACAAGCCAATTATCGGGGGATTGCAATTGGGCGTGATGAGAACGGCGATGTGTGTGATTGACTCCGTGCCAATGTTGAAACGTCGTGTAACGGACAAGGTAAAACGAAGTCGAGCTGCAGAGAGCGAAGAGTGA
- a CDS encoding SRPBCC domain-containing protein: protein MNEPNTDIQVQVRDCILKPIAVVFDAVIDPVKMSNYFISGSSGPMKPGPMTWEFGDLGAKVAINVLEVDLNKMIVWESTALGQPTKSMIEFAPDGEDATVVTITEGSYSFTPAGVKLALGQNAGWTYTLCALKAYVQFGINLRTGLNKRLTDVS, encoded by the coding sequence ATGAACGAACCAAACACAGATATTCAAGTTCAAGTTCGCGATTGCATCTTGAAACCCATTGCAGTGGTCTTCGATGCCGTAATAGATCCAGTAAAAATGTCGAACTACTTCATCTCGGGGTCGAGCGGGCCAATGAAGCCCGGCCCAATGACATGGGAATTCGGAGATCTCGGGGCGAAAGTTGCAATCAACGTTCTGGAAGTCGACTTAAACAAAATGATTGTGTGGGAGTCTACGGCTCTAGGACAACCGACGAAATCGATGATTGAGTTCGCGCCCGATGGCGAAGACGCCACCGTTGTCACGATCACAGAAGGCTCTTACTCCTTTACCCCCGCCGGTGTGAAGCTCGCGCTCGGCCAGAATGCAGGGTGGACTTACACGCTGTGCGCGCTGAAGGCATACGTCCAGTTTGGAATCAACCTTCGGACTGGTCTCAACAAACGGCTGACAGATGTTTCATAG
- a CDS encoding S9 family peptidase, giving the protein MLGNIIAETPDQIDRMLLSGNIPPLGTRASMSGTYSPDPMAALGLSFSEVAIPTELGPAPAWLIPADPKAEAGMSAGTWVITVHGSSADRKQSLKFVPVLHRAGLSVLDITYRNDIGAPRSSDGLMHLGEAEWRDLDAAVRAAYSMGAKHIVLYGGSMGGAIVLQFLANSPLADRVSAVLLEAPMLSVPRMIDNLGYVHHMPAPLTWTALQLTNWRLGFDVHRIDALRFPLKVHPPTLMLQDMADRVMPLSAAREFVSNSARQGWHISYSEFPNAGHGETWNRDPERCEMLMKEFLQASLHSGPTVFPKQ; this is encoded by the coding sequence ATGCTTGGAAATATCATTGCAGAGACGCCAGACCAAATTGATCGCATGTTGCTCAGCGGGAACATTCCACCCCTGGGTACGCGAGCAAGCATGTCAGGTACTTATAGCCCTGATCCGATGGCTGCGCTCGGATTAAGTTTTTCTGAAGTCGCAATACCAACGGAACTTGGACCGGCACCGGCATGGTTGATTCCTGCTGACCCAAAAGCCGAGGCAGGAATGTCCGCGGGTACTTGGGTTATCACCGTACATGGGAGCAGCGCAGACCGTAAACAGTCGCTCAAATTCGTGCCGGTCCTCCATCGTGCAGGGTTATCAGTTCTGGACATCACCTATCGCAACGATATCGGCGCGCCTCGCTCATCTGACGGCCTGATGCATCTCGGAGAGGCGGAATGGAGGGACCTCGACGCCGCTGTACGCGCAGCATACTCGATGGGCGCAAAGCACATCGTGCTGTACGGCGGTTCGATGGGTGGCGCAATCGTTCTCCAGTTCTTGGCGAATTCGCCCCTCGCAGATCGCGTTTCTGCCGTGCTGTTAGAAGCGCCGATGCTGAGCGTTCCGCGCATGATCGACAATCTGGGCTACGTACATCACATGCCCGCTCCGCTAACGTGGACGGCTCTGCAGTTGACGAATTGGAGACTAGGCTTCGACGTTCATCGAATCGACGCTTTGCGATTCCCGCTCAAGGTGCACCCTCCGACCCTGATGCTGCAAGACATGGCGGATCGGGTCATGCCGCTCTCCGCAGCACGTGAGTTCGTATCTAACAGTGCCCGTCAGGGTTGGCATATTTCATACTCCGAGTTCCCGAATGCGGGGCACGGAGAAACGTGGAATAGGGACCCCGAACGGTGCGAGATGCTGATGAAAGAATTCTTGCAAGCGAGTCTGCATTCTGGGCCAACTGTATTTCCCAAGCAGTGA